The following nucleotide sequence is from uncultured Draconibacterium sp..
AAAGTAGTTGTCGTCTCGAAGCGCAGCGAGAGATATGTAATATTAAAACAGATTGCAGAATGACGATTAACGATTTTTGATTTCAGAAGGAGTAGGCAAATAGCAATACGCAATAAGTTCCATAGGAGAGCAATATCGGAAGAACTGTCATCTCGACGAGGAACGAGGGGAGATCTGTTGCGATAAAATCCCTTTTACGCAACCATTTTCCTTATAATAACATCTGATTAGTATATCGTTAAATCGTTAACCATGAAAAACTTAATTATTCCGCTGTTTATTCTCGTTGTTGCATTGATTAGTTCCTGTTCAAAAAGCGAATTGGAAATCGATAGGGAAGAAATTATCGGAGTGTGGGTAATTCCGGAAAGTCGCGACACGCTTAAGTTTACCAGCGATCAGACTGCTTATATGAATACACTTCCGTTTGAATATCAAGTGGAAAAGGATTCGATAGAAATGCGGTATATCGGAGCATGGTTGGCATTATTTCTGCCGCCTCCGCCTTTTAAACTTGGCTATACATTAAACGTAGACGAGTTAATTATAGATTGTCCGAATGAAAATTGTTATGGTTTTGATGGTGGATCGGTCGAATACCATCGGGTAGATTGATTTTTAATGGCCCAATTTGTATCAATCCTGTGTTAATCTTTTCATCGAGTCTTAAACTCTTAACCAAATCCATCCGCTTAGGTACTTTCCTTCGTATCTTCGTCATTCTAGTAGAACCAAATCTAAAAAATCATGAAAAGGATATATCTGTTAACAATCGTTTTATTGCTGTCTGCTGCTGTTAATGCGCAGGAAACGATTATCCCCATTTCGACTAAAGATAACCTTATGTTACTGCAAATATCGCCCGATGGACGTTTAAATACCGTGTATTTTGGCGAACCGCTGCAAAGCGAAGCTGAATATGCCGCAGTGGCACGAAGCTATAATTTTGGCGATAACAACGGCGGAATTTACAATGCCACTTACACCACCGCCGGAACGTGGAACCTGGTGGAACCCGCAATTGAAGTAGTGCAAAGCGATGGTAATACGTCGCTGGAGCTAAAATATGTGAGCCACGAAACCGAAACAACTTCGGATAATGCGGTGCTGACAACAATTGTTTTGGAAGATGCGCAATACCAATTTCAGGTGAAGCTGTTTTACAAAGCATGGACCAACGAAAATGTGATTGAGCAGTGGACCGAGATCACGCACAACCAGGAAGATGCCGTTACGCTGAAAAAGTTTGCATCGGCGAACCTGTTTTTTGCCGGCAACGAGTTTTATCTGACCAGCTACGGTAACGAGTGGGCAAAAGAAATGCAGCGCAATGAGGAGAAATTGACCCGTGGAATAAAATCGATCGACTCGAAATTAGGTACACGTGCTTATTTGCTGCAATCGCCCAATTTTATTCTTTCGTTTGATGGCAAAGCTGCCGAGAATAACGGAACAGTGGTGTTGGGACAGCTGGCGTGGAGCTCTAACTTTCGTTACGATTTTGAGGTAGACCCGCAAGGCAACGTTCGTTTTATTGCCGGTATCAATCCGTTTGCATCGGAGTACGAATTGCAGCCGGGCGAGGTGTTTAAAACGCCCGGGTTGGTTTATGTGGTGTCGCATAAAGGTACCGGCGAAGCCAGTCGTAACCTGCACAGTTGGGCGCGCGATTACCGTGTTCTGGATGGAAATGGCGAACGCCTGACACTGCTGAACAACTGGGAAGCTACTTACTTTGATTTTGATGAGGATAAACTTACCGCATTGTTTAAAGATGCCAAAGAATTGGGTGTTGACCTGTTTTTGCTCGACGATGGCTGGTTTGCCAACAAATACCCGCGCAACGGCGATAATGCCGGTTTGGGCGACTGGCAGGAAAACAAAAAGAAACTACCGCACGGAATTGGTTACCTGGTGGAAGAAGCTACGAGAGAGGGTGTGAAATTTGGTATTTGGATTGAGCCGGAAATGGTAAATCCGAAAAGTGAATTGTACGAGAACCATATCGATTGGGTGATTCGTCAGCCGGAACGCCCCGAAAAATATTTCCGTAACCAGCTGGTTCTGGATCTGTCGAATCCCGAGGTGCAGGACTTTGTGTTTGGCGTGGTAGATAAGCTGCTGTCTGAAAATCCGGAGCTCGCATTTATTAAATGGGATTGTAATTCGGTAATTTACAATGCGCACTCGGCCTATCTGGAAAAAGAAGGTATTCCGCAAACACATATTTACATTGAATACACCAAAGGCCTGTACAATGTGATGGAGCGTGTGCGCGAGAAATTCCCGAAAGTACCGATTATGCTATGTTCGGGTGGTGGCGGCCGCGGCGATTACGAGCTGTTTAAATACTTCACCGAGTTTTGGCCCAGCGACGATACCGACCCGCTGGAGCGTGTGTTTATGCAGTGGAATTATTCGTATTTCTTCCCGTCGATTGTTACCGATTGCCACGTTACCGACTGGAGCGATCTTCCGCTGAAATACCGCGTTGATGTGGCCAGCATGGGGAAACTGGGTTTCGATATTGTGGCCCACGAGCTCAGCGAAAACGATCTGGCATTTGCGAAACAGGCGGTGCAGAATTATCACTCGTTTAAAGATGTGGTGTGGCATGGCAACCAGTATCGTTTGGTTAGTCCGTACGAAAACGACTTTGCCGCGCTGATGTATGTAAACGACGACCAGAGCAGGGCAGTGGTGTTTAACTACCTGTCGAATTTCAGGTACATGCAAACGGCATCAATTCTTCCGGTAAAATTTGCTGGTCTTGATCCTGCCAAACAATACACCGTAAAAGAACTGAACGTGTACCCGGGACGACGCTCGTGGATCGATGCAGAGAAAGTGTACTCCGGCGATTTCCTGATGAAAGTGGGTATTAATCCACATGTAACGTTGAACAGTACGAGCGTAGTGTTGGAGGTTAACGAGGTAGAATAAGAAAGGCAAAAGGCAAAAGTTGAGAACAGCTTGGCTGGTCGAATTGAAAATCGGCCATAGCCAAATCCCGACCGGAGCGTTGGGAGCAAAAGTCCAACCTGGCTGTCATTTCGAAGGAGGAACAACTGAGAAATCTGTTCCCGTTTAAAAGGATGTCATCTTTCCCGACAGAATAAAGAAAGATGACATCTTTTTACCATAGAAAAAAGCGGATAGGTAACAGATTTCTCCTCGCATACTCGTCGAAATGACAACTACACCTAACTTACAGCACTATTCAAAGCCTTTTTTTGCATCATGGTTTTTCATACATTTGGGTATGAAAGCAATCAGAATGAGAAATATATTGGTATTTGCAGTAATGGTAGTCGCAGCATTTGCCTGCAGAAACGAGGCCAGGCAGCTTCCGGTAACAAAAGTAAACTGGGAGGCGCGAAATGCCGCTGCCATCATCCCCGATTCGTTGGAAACAGGAAGCACATACCTGTCGGTTTATTCGCAAATCTATTCCGGCTCTCAGGAGCGTTTGGTCGATTTAACGGCTACCATAAGTATACGTAACCCGAATGCCAAAGAAACGCTGTTCATCAATACTATCGACTACTACAATACGGAAGGTGATCGTATCCGCTCCTACCTGTCGTACCCTGTTTTTATTTTACCCATGGAAACCGTTGAAATTATCATTCAGCACAATGATAACGAAGGAGGCACAGGAGCTAATATTATTTTCGACTGGGGGAAAACACCTGTTGCTGCCGACCCGGTTTTCGAGGCGGTAATGATTTCTACCTACGGACAGATCGGGCTTTCATTTGTAACGCAAGGCATTCCGTTGGATTGATGGGAATTGGTTTATTCTTTGCACCGTGGCGATAGCCATTAAAACTAAATTAAAGGCAAAAGCCTGTTTTCAATTCTCAATCTGTAATCACCGCCCTAAAGGACGGTGCAAAAAAAAGCGCAAAAAATAAAAGGAGCATCCAAAATGGATCGGATCCCTATCGCAAATGCATTTGTTTGTGTGCTCAACTCGTTAATGCCTCTGCAAAACGATTTTGGAAGCACCAGTTGTGACATGAGCATAAGAAAAAACACGATTGAAACCTACTTCTGTCAGCTGGGGGCACAATAAAACACGTTTGAAAGCTTCCACAGGTGCTGGAGGCGAAAAAAAACGCGTTTGAAAGTTTCCCCAGCTGCTGAGGACGAAAAAAAATACGTTTGAAACCAACTTCTGTTACATGAGGATGAAAAAAAATGCGTTTGAAAGCTTCCCCAGCTGCTGAGGATGTAATAAAACCTGTTTGAAATCAACTTCTGTTACCTGGGGATGAAAAAAAACGTGTTTGAAACCAACTTCTGTCACCTGAGGGAGCTTTAAAATCAGTTAGTTACGGATTTTGTAGAATGCGGAAGTTTCGAAAATCCGCGTGGAGCGGGAGTTTGGGGTTAAAACACCCGGTTTTACTCGCTGCTTAACCCCGGGCTTAAGCCTGGGGTTAGTAAACGCCCGCCGGAAAATGGGTTTTAGCCCTTACTTTTGTATACCCCTACTTTTCGTTGATCCCATATTGTTTTTGTTAAACAGAATAGTAACTTTAAAGAAAAAAGAATTAAGCCTTTGAATGCTTGCCCTGAAATAACTATAGAAAAAACCAATAAATATGTCTGAATCCAATATTGATAACCTAATAGGGGTAATCATGTTGCTAGGAACGTTGTTCATAGTATATTACTTTTTATCAGGTTTGTGGAATAAGAATGAACAAAGTGTAGAAGTGCAAAATGGAGCTACGCCAACTCAAAAAACGATTTGGGATAAGCTCAAAATAGTATCAATTACAATTTCATCCGTTGCTGCTTTTATTTATGCTGTTGTTAAACTAATCGAGATATTTAAAAACTAATATTATGCTACTCGAAATATCAATACCTATAATCATTGCATTTCTATCATTAATTACATTCTTTGCTTGTAAATTCAATATTGCATACAGCAAATACAGTAAGTATTTGGTTCGATTCTTTTTTCTTTTAATAGGAATAAATTTTAGCTTTTATGTAGGGGCGGCGAGCATGAATTTATCTGTGATAAAAAATGGATTTTCCAATAACGAGATCTATGAAATATATTATCGCGTATTTATAATATTTAATGTTGAACTAATATTTATATGTCTTTACGTGGCAATAATAGGGATTGTTTGTAAAATCCTAAAGCAAGAAAACAAAGAGATAGAATGATAAAAGATCACTATCGCACCTAATAGCAATCGATGTACAATTTAATAGAATTGAAGTTAACAAACTTTTCAGCCGCTAGCTGAGGTACGTATTACAAATCCGGTCCAGATGTGATATTTGGCTTGATAAAAACTATAAATCCATGGTAGAAGAACATCCTGTATTTAATGCTCCAGAAAATGAAGATATAAAAGTTTGGCGTTATATGGATTTCACAAAACTGATTTCATTAATCGATACAAGAAGACTATTTTTTACTCGGGCAGATATGTTTAATGATCCATTTGAAGGTTCATATCCTAAAATAAATGTGGTAGCTAGGACTGTCGTGCCAGAAGATCTTCCAGATGAAAGCAAAAAAGCATTGTTAGCCTCTATGAGTCAATTAGGAGATTCAAATAAACACTGGCCAAGATATACAGCTATAAGTTGTTGGCACATGAATGAATATGAATCTGCTGCCATGTGGAGTCTCTATCTGAAAAGTGATGAAGGAATTGCTGTTCAATCAACTTTTAGACGACTAAAGAAAAGTATTATCGATGAAGAAAAGGTTTTTCTAGGAACCGTTAAATATATTGATTATGAGAAAGATTATATCGACTCAGGAAATATGCTAGGCCCTTTCGTTCATAAAAGAAAAAGTTTCGAGCACGAAAGGGAATTAAGAGCCTTATTAATGAAATGGCCAACTACACCTAAAGGACTTAATTTTAGTAAAGAAACGATTACCAATGGAGTACCAGTAAAAGTTGATATAGAAGACTTAATTGAAAAAATATATGTTGCTCCCAATGCACCTGATTGGTTCGCAGAACTAGTTAGGACTGCGTTGAAAAGATACGGATATAATATTGAAGTAATACATTCAGAATTAAATGATACACCGATGTTTTAACCTCTGCTTGCTAGGATTTGGAATCGTAGGGACCTCAGATAGACAACAGGTACTCACAATTACCTTTTCTTCCTTCTAAATCCCGGGTTTTGATTTCCGCGCTTTTTATTTCGGTTGGCAAAAAACTCCTGTCGTTTCCGTTTTTTTTCTGCTTCAAACTCTTTCTTTTCGCTGGTGTTCATCGGCCTGTCGGTCTGCGGAAAAGGATTGTTATCGGCTACGTCGATTTTTAGTTTAATCAACTTTTCAATGCTTTTTACATAAGCATTTTCTTCCGGTTCGCACAGCGAAATGGCCACCCCTTCTTCGCCGGCCCGGCCACACCGGCCAATACGGTGTACATAGGTTTCGGGCTCGTTGGGTATGTCGTGGTTAATTACATAACGCAGTTTGTCAATATCAATTCCCCGTGCCGCAATATCGGTGGCTACCAATACGCGTATTTCGCCTTTTTTAAACCGCAATAAGGCTTTTTGGCGTTGGTTCTGACTCTTCTCGCCATGAATAGCTGCACTCTCGATTTTTTTATTCCGCAGGTTGCGTACAATACGGTCGGCACCATGTTTGGTTCTCGAAAATAGGAGTACCTGCTCCAGTTCTTCATTTTTAAGAATGTGCAACAGCAGGTTCTTTTTATCGCTTTTGTTGGTGAAATAGATTTCCTGCTGAATGGTTTCGGCAGTTGACGACACCGGGTTCACCGCCACCTTTTTCGGGTTCACCAATATTTGTTGCGAAAGCTTCAGTATTTTCGTTGGCATAGTGGCCGAAAAGAACAGCGACTGCCGTTGTTTGGGTAATAACTTCAGCAGTTTATTAATGTCGTGAATAAAACCCATGTCGAGCATGCGGTCGGCCTCGTCTAACACAAAATACTTTATATCGTTCAGCGAAATATGTTTCTGATTGATTAAGTCGAGCAAACGTCCGGGTGTGGCAACCAGAATATCAACACCTTTTTGCAGTTGTCGTACCTGCGGGTTTTGCGGTACACCACCGAAAATAACAGCGTTTTGCAAGTTGCTGTATTTGCCGTAAGCGTTAAAACTGTCGCCAATTTGTATGGCCAGCTCGCGGGTAGGAGTAACCACCAGCGATTTAATGCGTCGTCGGCCCTTTTCGTGGCGGGTATTGTTTATTAAATGCTGAATAATGGGAATGGCAAAAGCCGCGGTTTTACCTGTGCCGGTTTGTGCACTGCCCAAAACATCATGTTTTTCTAATACCAGTGGAATTGCCTGCGCCTGAATGGAGGTTGGTTCCGTGTAGTTTTCATCCTTTAATGCCTTAAGTATGGCAGGATGCAATTTTAAATCTTCAAATTTCATTATTGTTTTCTATGGTAAACAAGGGCTCACAAAATAATAACCATGAATAAAGAGCACATTGCTACCAAAACGCTTCCCCTCTGTTTTTGTTCTAATCCGCGGCAAAGATACTACAATTAATGACTTCGCGTCATTGGTTTAATTTAACGGTCTTCGAGACTTCTTAAAACCATAATGTCATTTTACTGAACTTTAAAATAGAAAAGCTGTTAACTTTGAAAAAAGAAAATCAGAACATATGCTAATAGTAATATCGCCGGCCAAATCGCTGGATTATAAAACACCACCGGTAACCACAACGTACACCATGCCCGACATGCTCGACGAGTCGGAAAAGATACTTCCAAAACTGCGGAAAATGAAACCCAAACAACTCTCGGAGTTAATGGGAATTTCGGCCAGCCTGGGGCAGTTGAATTACGATCGTTTTCAAACCTGGCACCAGCCTTTTACACCCGAAAATGCCAAGCAGGCTGTTCTGGCTTTTAGTGGCGACGTTTTCCAGGGACTGGATGCCACAACGCTAAATGAAGAGCAGTTGCTGAAATTACAATCGAAATTGCGAATTCTATCTGGTCTTTACGGTGTTTTGCGTCCGCTTGATTTGATGCAACCGTATCGTTTGGAGATGGGGACAAAAATAAAAATACAACGTTCGGCCGATTTATATGCTTTCTGGAAAAACAAGATTACACCAAAAGTACAGGAGGCTATTGATGAATCGGGGAGTAAGATTTTAATCAACCTGGCATCGAACGAATACTACAAAAGTATCGACACCAAAAAGCTGGATGCAGAGATTATAACGCCACAGTTTAAAGACATGAAAAACGGTCAGTACAAAATGATTTCATTTTTTGCCAAAAAGGCACGCGGACTAATGACACGTTTTATTGTTGAGAACGATATTGATAATGTAGATGATCTGCAGGCGTTTGATTCGGATGGTTATGTTTATAATCCACGTTTATCGAAGGTTGGTAATCCGGTGTTTACGCGGGGGTAATTCAATATTGTCATTTCGAACGCAGTGAGAAATCTGTATCATTGTGGTTGGGAGGCGACAGATTTCTCCTCATTCTTCGTCGAAATGACAACAATTCTTTGTGGAAGTGACAGGAAACAAAAATGCCATCTTTGTATCAAACAAAGATGGCATTTTCTATTCATCGATAATCTTTAATCGTTCATCCTTTAAAACGGAAGATCTCCTGCTGCATCATCTGCCGGTTCGGGTGGAATATCATCCATGCCAAACTCCGGTGGTGGCTCAGGCAAATTACCGTCTGCACTTACTTTGTCAATCTTCCAGGCATTAATATTGTGAAACCAGCGTCCGTTATATTCGCGCGATTCCAGGTTAAAAGATACATCAACTTCCTCTCCTGCAGACATTCCGTTAATTAAATCAACTTTGTCGCCGAACAAAGTAAAACAAACCGTTCGTGGATATTGCTCGTCTGTTTCAATTACAAATTCTTGTTTGCTCCATTCTTTTCCTGCCCGGCTCACACCAGATTCAGGTTTTAAAATCTGCTCAATTTTTCCTTTTACGCTTAATGCCATTTCCTATTTTTTAATTTCAGGAACGAAGATAAAAAAAAGAAACCCTTTGCCTAAAAACAGACAAAGGGTTTTTTTCAACAAGTTTTTGTCATTTCGAACGAAGAGAGAAATCTGTTGCTAGAAAACTCTGTTGTTTGAGATTCCTCAGTCGTTCCTCTTTCGGAATGACAAAACTTACTATTCTTTTACAATCTCCAAAAGTTCAACTTCGAAAATAAGAGCTGAATTAGGACCTATATCGCCACCGGCTCCACGAGGACCGTAAGCCAAATCAGAAGGGATATAAACTTTCCATTTTGATCCAACAGGCATTAATTGCAATGCTTCAGTCCAACCCGGAATTACCTGGTTAACACCAAATACTGCAGGCTCGCCACGGTCAACCGAGCTGTCGAAAACAGTACCATCGATTAAGGTTCCGTGGTAGTGAACGCGTACTCTGTCGGTTGCACCTGGTTTTTCACCAGTACCTTCAGTAAGTACTTCGTATTGTAGTCCGCTTTCGGTAGTTGTTACACCTTCGCGTGCTTTGTTCTCTTCCAAAAATTTGTTGCCTTCTTCAAGGTTTGCCTGTGCTTCACGCTGGCTTGCTTCCTGGAAAAATTTCTGAACCAATGCGTTTGCATCAGCTTCTGCAATTTCTACCTCTTCGCCTAACGATGCTAAACGGAAAGCAGCAGCCATTGCTTCAATATTCATTTCATCAGCTCCAGGAGCAGTTTCCAGCTGTTGTTTGTTATTAGCACCAACCAAAACACCAATTGCATAACTTACCGAGTCGGCACTGGTTTCCAGTTTTACAGCTGCCGGACCACCTTGCTGGCACGATGTAGCAGCAACAATCAATGCCACTACAAAAACATAAATAATACTATTCTTCATTTGTTAATTTTTTTAGACCGAAACACGGCCGTATTTTTTTATTATTCTACAATTTCCAATAATTCAACCTCGAAAATAAGTGTTGCGTTTGGTCCGATTACACCACCTGCACCGTTTGGTCCGTATGCCAGGTTTGCAGGAATATACAATTTCCATTTTGAACCTACCGACATTAATTGCAAGGCTTCAACCCATCCAGGAATTACCCCGTTAACCGG
It contains:
- a CDS encoding alpha-galactosidase, with the protein product MKRIYLLTIVLLLSAAVNAQETIIPISTKDNLMLLQISPDGRLNTVYFGEPLQSEAEYAAVARSYNFGDNNGGIYNATYTTAGTWNLVEPAIEVVQSDGNTSLELKYVSHETETTSDNAVLTTIVLEDAQYQFQVKLFYKAWTNENVIEQWTEITHNQEDAVTLKKFASANLFFAGNEFYLTSYGNEWAKEMQRNEEKLTRGIKSIDSKLGTRAYLLQSPNFILSFDGKAAENNGTVVLGQLAWSSNFRYDFEVDPQGNVRFIAGINPFASEYELQPGEVFKTPGLVYVVSHKGTGEASRNLHSWARDYRVLDGNGERLTLLNNWEATYFDFDEDKLTALFKDAKELGVDLFLLDDGWFANKYPRNGDNAGLGDWQENKKKLPHGIGYLVEEATREGVKFGIWIEPEMVNPKSELYENHIDWVIRQPERPEKYFRNQLVLDLSNPEVQDFVFGVVDKLLSENPELAFIKWDCNSVIYNAHSAYLEKEGIPQTHIYIEYTKGLYNVMERVREKFPKVPIMLCSGGGGRGDYELFKYFTEFWPSDDTDPLERVFMQWNYSYFFPSIVTDCHVTDWSDLPLKYRVDVASMGKLGFDIVAHELSENDLAFAKQAVQNYHSFKDVVWHGNQYRLVSPYENDFAALMYVNDDQSRAVVFNYLSNFRYMQTASILPVKFAGLDPAKQYTVKELNVYPGRRSWIDAEKVYSGDFLMKVGINPHVTLNSTSVVLEVNEVE
- a CDS encoding DUF3124 domain-containing protein — protein: MRNILVFAVMVVAAFACRNEARQLPVTKVNWEARNAAAIIPDSLETGSTYLSVYSQIYSGSQERLVDLTATISIRNPNAKETLFINTIDYYNTEGDRIRSYLSYPVFILPMETVEIIIQHNDNEGGTGANIIFDWGKTPVAADPVFEAVMISTYGQIGLSFVTQGIPLD
- a CDS encoding DEAD/DEAH box helicase, with the protein product MKFEDLKLHPAILKALKDENYTEPTSIQAQAIPLVLEKHDVLGSAQTGTGKTAAFAIPIIQHLINNTRHEKGRRRIKSLVVTPTRELAIQIGDSFNAYGKYSNLQNAVIFGGVPQNPQVRQLQKGVDILVATPGRLLDLINQKHISLNDIKYFVLDEADRMLDMGFIHDINKLLKLLPKQRQSLFFSATMPTKILKLSQQILVNPKKVAVNPVSSTAETIQQEIYFTNKSDKKNLLLHILKNEELEQVLLFSRTKHGADRIVRNLRNKKIESAAIHGEKSQNQRQKALLRFKKGEIRVLVATDIAARGIDIDKLRYVINHDIPNEPETYVHRIGRCGRAGEEGVAISLCEPEENAYVKSIEKLIKLKIDVADNNPFPQTDRPMNTSEKKEFEAEKKRKRQEFFANRNKKRGNQNPGFRRKKR
- the yaaA gene encoding peroxide stress protein YaaA, which encodes MLIVISPAKSLDYKTPPVTTTYTMPDMLDESEKILPKLRKMKPKQLSELMGISASLGQLNYDRFQTWHQPFTPENAKQAVLAFSGDVFQGLDATTLNEEQLLKLQSKLRILSGLYGVLRPLDLMQPYRLEMGTKIKIQRSADLYAFWKNKITPKVQEAIDESGSKILINLASNEYYKSIDTKKLDAEIITPQFKDMKNGQYKMISFFAKKARGLMTRFIVENDIDNVDDLQAFDSDGYVYNPRLSKVGNPVFTRG
- a CDS encoding DUF3127 domain-containing protein — its product is MALSVKGKIEQILKPESGVSRAGKEWSKQEFVIETDEQYPRTVCFTLFGDKVDLINGMSAGEEVDVSFNLESREYNGRWFHNINAWKIDKVSADGNLPEPPPEFGMDDIPPEPADDAAGDLPF
- a CDS encoding FKBP-type peptidyl-prolyl cis-trans isomerase — its product is MKNSIIYVFVVALIVAATSCQQGGPAAVKLETSADSVSYAIGVLVGANNKQQLETAPGADEMNIEAMAAAFRLASLGEEVEIAEADANALVQKFFQEASQREAQANLEEGNKFLEENKAREGVTTTESGLQYEVLTEGTGEKPGATDRVRVHYHGTLIDGTVFDSSVDRGEPAVFGVNQVIPGWTEALQLMPVGSKWKVYIPSDLAYGPRGAGGDIGPNSALIFEVELLEIVKE